From one Lycium ferocissimum isolate CSIRO_LF1 chromosome 7, AGI_CSIRO_Lferr_CH_V1, whole genome shotgun sequence genomic stretch:
- the LOC132062079 gene encoding phospholipase A(1) DAD1, chloroplastic-like, protein MQCLNQLLSTNQQHFGLAPPNTWQYYSSTLKSSTARRRIKISNSCDPSSGHCQLIDNDKLGGRWMEFQGIKNWDGLLDPLDNDLREEILRYGEFVEAAYSCFDFDTSSATYATCRYPKDTMLTQCGLGQSGYKVIKNLHATCAVEMPRWIDRFPKMVSPRSSWIGYVAVCDDVDEIARLGRRDVVIAYRGTATCSEWLENLRATLTCLPDDMAPENSEPMVQSGFLSMYTSKIEGNRSLQDTILKEIASILSNYSDETLSITLTGHSLGAALATLTAYDIKTKFNHLPMVTVLSFGGPRVGNKSFRYQLDKNGTRVLRIVNSDDPITKVPGFVIDDDDMASRGDATLTRLPSWLEKCMEDTQWVYAEVGKELKLSSKDSPHHISKGNVAACHDLKTYLHLVNNFVSSSCPFRATAKKLLKRESRERKAALV, encoded by the coding sequence ATGCAATGCCTAAATCAACTACTTTCAACCAACCAACAGCATTTTGGACTTGCACCGCCTAATACTTGGCAATACTACTCTAGTACTCTAAAATCGAGTACTGCTCGCCGGAGAATCAAGATCAGTAACTCCTGCGATCCTAGCTCCGGTCATTGCCAGCTCATCGATAACGACAAACTCGGAGGGAGGTGGATGGAGTTTCAAGGAATCAAGAATTGGGATGGTTTGCTTGATCCTCTAGACAATGATCTTCGCGAGGAAATCCTAAGGTACGGAGAGTTTGTCGAAGCAGCATATAGCTGCTTCGACTTTGACACGTCATCAGCCACGTATGCAACATGTCGGTATCCCAAGGATACGATGCTGACACAGTGCGGACTAGGCCAGAGTGGGTACAAGGTAATAAAAAACTTGCATGCCACGTGTGCTGTTGAAATGCCACGGTGGATTGATAGATTCCCCAAGATGGTGTCGCCGCGATCCAGCTGGATTGGTTATGTGGCGGTATGTGATGACGTGGACGAGATTGCTCGGCTAGGTCGCCGAGACGTTGTGATTGCTTATAGAGGTACTGCCACTTGTTCAGAATGGCTTGAAAATTTACGTGCCACGTTGACTTGCTTGCCCGATGACATGGCACCTGAAAACAGTGAACCTATGGTACAGAGTGGATTTTTGAGCATGTACACTTCGAAAATTGAAGGTAATAGAAGTTTACAAGATACAATATTAAAAGAAATTGCCAGCATTCTTAGTAATTATAGTGATGAGACTCTGAGTATAACACTTACAGGACATAGCCTTGGAGCAGCCTTAGCTACACTTACAGCATATgatataaaaacaaaatttaatcACTTGCCAATGGTAACAGTGTTATCATTTGGAGGGCCTAGAGTTGGAAACAAGAGCTTTAGGTACCAGCTGGACAAAAATGGTACGAGGGTACTCCGAATTGTCAACTCTGATGATCCCATAACAAAAGTTCCGGGATTCGTGATCGACGATGATGACATGGCAAGCCGAGGGGATGCCACGCTGACGAGATTGCCTAGCTGGCTTGAAAAGTGCATGGAAGATACTCAGTGGGTGTATGCTGAGGTGGGAAAGGAGCTTAAGTTGAGTAGCAAAGATTCTCCACATCACATTAGCAAAGGAAATGTGGCAGCGTGTCACGATTTGAAGACATATTTGCATTTGGTGAACAATTTTGTTAGCTCATCGTGTCCCTTCAGGGCCACAGCTAAGAAATTACTAAAGAGAGAATCACGTGAAAGAAAAGCAGCTCTTGTTTAA